GGCCGTTTCGGCGGTCATGGCAGGGCAACAGACAAAGTGGCCCCAGATTATAGGCGCTGCGGCGCAGCACGGCATCCGTTGCAGTCGAAACGGTGCGGCCGCCGCCCCATCCCCTATCATGGTGGCCCCCTTCGGGAACGGGCTTACATGTTCAATCGCAATGTCGGCATCATCCTGCTCATCGCGCTGGCCGCCGGTCTGGGCCTGGTCGTGGCCCAGAAAGTGTTCGGGCCCGCGCCGACCGGCAACCGCCCGGCCACCGAGTCGATCACCTTCTATCCGCAGCCGCGCCCGCTGCCGGACTTCAACCTGGGCCAGTCCGACGGCACCCGGCTGATCCCCGGCGAGCTCAAGGGCCACTGGACCCTGGTGTTCCTGGGCTTCCTGGCCTGCCCCGACATCTGCCCGACCACCCTGGCCGACCTGGCCCAGGCCCAGAAGCAGTGGGAAACCCTGCCGGACACCCTGCGCCCGCGGCTGGTGTTCGTCTCGGTCGACCCCGAGCGCGACACCCCGGCCCGGCTGGGCGAGTACGTGCACGCCTTCCACAAGGGCACCCTGGCCGCCACCGCCGACGTGCCTTCGCTGGAGCGGTTCGCCACCTCGCTGGGCTTCGTGTTCCAGAAGGTGCCGGGCAAGGACTTCGAAACCAACCCCCAGGACTACACCCTGGAACATTCGGCCAGCCTGGCCGTGCTGGACCCGGACGGCAACCTGGCCGGCCTGATCCGCCCTCCTTTCAATGCGCAGGCGATTGCCCGCGACCTGAACCTGTTGACCGAGAAATCCGCCCCATGAGCCTGACCACCACGCTGAGCTACGTCCTGCCCCACCGCCTGCTGTCGTCGATGGCGCGGCGCCTGGCGTATTCCAGCAACCCGCGGATCTCGCGCTGGCTGATCGACACGGTGACCGAAAAGTTCGGGGTGAACCTGGCCGAGGCGGCCAACCCGGACCCGCGCAGCTACCCCACCTTCAACCAGTTCTTCACCCGCGCCCTGAAGCCGGGCGCGCGCGTCCCCGACGCCGATGCCCGCACCCTGGTAATGCCGGCCGACGGCCGGATCAGCCAGCTGGGCGCGATCGAAGACGGCAACATCTTCCAGGCCAAGGGCCAGTCGTTCACTGCGGCAGAGCTGCTGGGCGATGCGGGCGATGCCGAGGTGTTCCGCCACGGGCTGTTCGCCACCGTGTACCTCTCGCCGAAGGACTACCACCGCGTGCACATGCCGTGGACCGGCACCCTGCGCGAAACCGTGCATGTACCGGGCCGCTTGTTCAGCGTGGGCCCGGCAGCGGTGAACAACGTGCCGGGACTGTTCGCCCGCAACGAGCGGCTGGTGTGCCACTTCGACACCGACTTCGGCCCGATGGTGCAGGTGATGGTGGGCGCGCTGCTGGTGTCGGGCGTGGAAACGGTGTGGGGCGGAGAAGAGATTCCGGCCTATGGGGACCGGATTACCCGCAAGGATTACCGCGGGAAGGGCATTACCCTGGAGCGGTTCGCCGAGATGGCGCGGTTCAACTACGGGTCCACGGTGATCGTGTTGTTGCCGCCGGGCGTGGCGGAGTTCGCGCCGCACCTGGATGCGGAGCATGCTGTCAAACTCGGACAAGCACTTGCTACGTTGCGGTGACGTGCTGACACGCGTGGCGTGCCACTACGCACCATGAAAAACGCCCCGCTTTCGCGGGGCGTCTTGTTTCAGCGGTTGTCCGGGTCGTGCGCGAACTCGACGGGCCCTACGTCCATGCCGTCGTAATCTTCTACGCCGTTGGCTTCGGCCACTGCCTGCAGCTCGTGGTTGCGCTGGTCCAGCGAAGCTTCGCTGTGCACTTCGATCCGCTCCACGTGCAGCACGTGGTACGGCGCCTCGTCGGCTTCCAGCTCCGGCTCGAACACTTCCACCACGGTGTAGCCCTGCCCTTCCAGCACCTTGGCCAGGCCGTGCAGCGGCTCGGGCGTCGTGTTGACGAAGAAGTAGCCCCACACCAGGTCACCGTTGAGATCCCAGTCGGTGTTCTCGCGGATGTTGGCGAACATGTCGTTGATTGCGGTGATGTCCATCTGTAGTCCCTCGGGGGTTATTTGCCGCAGCCCTGCAGCTTGATCGACTGGCCCTGGCGCAGCGCGTACGCCGGCGCCTTCAGCCCGTTGGCCCTGGCCAGCTCGCGCACGTCGCAGTCGAACTTGTCGGCAATCCGGCCCAGGGTCTCGCCCTTGCCGACCTTGTGGCTCTTCACCGCCTTGGGCTTGGCCTTGGCGGCCGGCACGGCCACCGGCGCGGCCGGTGCGGTCGGTACCGGGGTGCTGGACTGCACGCCGGCCATCGGCACCACGCTGCCCACCGCGACGTTGCCGGTGTAGCTGGCGGCCGTCGGGCGGACGATGGCGGCGTTGAGGTCGGCGGTGATCAACGTGCGTGCCAGGTCGGCGCGCGGGCCGCTCACGCAGTAGCGGTTGTACAGGCCGGCGATGCGGGTGGTGGCGTTGATGATCGTGCCGGCCGGGATCCAGCCATCGGCCTCGTAGCGCGGGTTGAGGTTGCGCAGCGCGCGCATGTAGCCGTCGCGGGTGCCGGTGCTGCCCAGGCAGATGGTCAGCTCATAGATGGTGGTGGACTTGGCCAGGCGGATCGTGGCCGGCTGCGCGCTGACCTTGGGGAAGTCGACGCCGTACTGCTGCGGGTGCAGGTAGATCCAGGCCGCGGCGATCACCATCGGCACGTAGTCCTTGGTTTCGGCCGGGAACTGGTTGTACACGTTGTCCACCCAGAAGCTCTGGCCGACATTCTGGCGGTACACGCGCCCCGCACGGCCTTCGCCGCCGTTGTAGCCGGCCAGCGACAGTTCCACATTGTTGTTGAGCTCGCGCATGCGCTCGTTGAGGTAGCTGGCGCTGGCCTCAGCGGCGCTGCGCGCGTCGAAGCGGGTGTCGAAGCCGGTGCCATCCGGGCCCAGCCCGAAGCGGCGGCCGGTGGCCGGCATGAACTGCATCAGGCCGGCGGCGCCGGCGCGCGAGGACGCGTGCACGCGCCCGTTGGATTCCTTGGCCATGATCCCGAACAGCAGCGCCTCGGGCAGGCCGCGCTTCTCCCACTCCGGCCACATCACTGCGCGCAGGGTCTGGTAGTTCTCATAGGTGTTCATCAACGCCGGGCGCATGTCGGTCAGCCAGCGGCGGATGCCGGCCTGCACCGCCGGGTTGTACTCGACCATGTTGTCGAAGGCGTGGCGCTTGTCGTTGAGCAGCGCGGCCGCGCGTGCGGCTTCGGGCACGTCTGCAGCCAGCGGACCGACGTGGTCCGGGTCGGCTTCGAGCAGGCCGCCATCGTTGGCGATCACGTCGCTGTCGTCGCTGTCGCGGGTGTCGGCGTTGTTCTTGAGCAGCCGCTTGTAGGTCACCAGCAGGTTGCTGACCTGGCAGCCCTTCTGGGCCACGCAGTCGCTGATCACGTCTTCCATGTCCTCCAGCGCGGCGTCGCCTTCGTTCTTGCCCTTGGGGTCGGCATTGGTGACCAGCACGAGTGCGTCGGCGTAGCGCTTCTCGGCGGCGGTCATGCGCTGCTGCAGCACCTCGATCTTCGCCTTGTCGCGGGCGGAGACCCGCTGGGCATGGGCCTCGGGCGCGAAGGAGATCAGGGACGCGAGCGCCAACAACGGCCAACCACGGGCAAGCAGGACAGGAACGGGCATTTTTGGCACTGTGGGCGAAAGACAGGGCAGAGTAGCCGTGCCGCTTGTACCGGGGCAACCCGGTCAGCCCGCCTGCACCCGCTCGGGTTTAGAATCC
This portion of the Stenotrophomonas aracearum genome encodes:
- a CDS encoding SCO family protein, with amino-acid sequence MFNRNVGIILLIALAAGLGLVVAQKVFGPAPTGNRPATESITFYPQPRPLPDFNLGQSDGTRLIPGELKGHWTLVFLGFLACPDICPTTLADLAQAQKQWETLPDTLRPRLVFVSVDPERDTPARLGEYVHAFHKGTLAATADVPSLERFATSLGFVFQKVPGKDFETNPQDYTLEHSASLAVLDPDGNLAGLIRPPFNAQAIARDLNLLTEKSAP
- the asd gene encoding archaetidylserine decarboxylase (Phosphatidylserine decarboxylase is synthesized as a single chain precursor. Generation of the pyruvoyl active site from a Ser is coupled to cleavage of a Gly-Ser bond between the larger (beta) and smaller (alpha chains). It is an integral membrane protein.), whose amino-acid sequence is MSLTTTLSYVLPHRLLSSMARRLAYSSNPRISRWLIDTVTEKFGVNLAEAANPDPRSYPTFNQFFTRALKPGARVPDADARTLVMPADGRISQLGAIEDGNIFQAKGQSFTAAELLGDAGDAEVFRHGLFATVYLSPKDYHRVHMPWTGTLRETVHVPGRLFSVGPAAVNNVPGLFARNERLVCHFDTDFGPMVQVMVGALLVSGVETVWGGEEIPAYGDRITRKDYRGKGITLERFAEMARFNYGSTVIVLLPPGVAEFAPHLDAEHAVKLGQALATLR
- a CDS encoding ribonuclease E inhibitor RraB codes for the protein MDITAINDMFANIRENTDWDLNGDLVWGYFFVNTTPEPLHGLAKVLEGQGYTVVEVFEPELEADEAPYHVLHVERIEVHSEASLDQRNHELQAVAEANGVEDYDGMDVGPVEFAHDPDNR
- a CDS encoding transglycosylase SLT domain-containing protein, with protein sequence MPVPVLLARGWPLLALASLISFAPEAHAQRVSARDKAKIEVLQQRMTAAEKRYADALVLVTNADPKGKNEGDAALEDMEDVISDCVAQKGCQVSNLLVTYKRLLKNNADTRDSDDSDVIANDGGLLEADPDHVGPLAADVPEAARAAALLNDKRHAFDNMVEYNPAVQAGIRRWLTDMRPALMNTYENYQTLRAVMWPEWEKRGLPEALLFGIMAKESNGRVHASSRAGAAGLMQFMPATGRRFGLGPDGTGFDTRFDARSAAEASASYLNERMRELNNNVELSLAGYNGGEGRAGRVYRQNVGQSFWVDNVYNQFPAETKDYVPMVIAAAWIYLHPQQYGVDFPKVSAQPATIRLAKSTTIYELTICLGSTGTRDGYMRALRNLNPRYEADGWIPAGTIINATTRIAGLYNRYCVSGPRADLARTLITADLNAAIVRPTAASYTGNVAVGSVVPMAGVQSSTPVPTAPAAPVAVPAAKAKPKAVKSHKVGKGETLGRIADKFDCDVRELARANGLKAPAYALRQGQSIKLQGCGK